The sequence TGGCCATCATGCGCTGGGCCAAGCTGGTCGACTGAGCCCATGGATCAGCCGGCGCTGACCCCAGCCGAGCTGCAGCAGGCGTTCGCGCTCTTCAATGCAACGTCGGTACAGCTGACCCAGCAGTTTGAAACCTTGCAGCAGCAAGTCAGCCACCTGAGTGAAGAGCTGGCGGCCAGCAACCAGGCCTTGCAGCAGCAGCTGGTAGAAAAGGATGCGCTGGCCCGTCGCGTCTCCTCGCTGCTGGCGGCGCTGCCTGCCGGAGTGCTGGAGCTGGATGCCGAGGGCGTGATTACCGCGGCCAACTGGGCGGCCGAGCAATGGTTCGGGCCGAACCTGCCCAGCCAGCGCTGGCTGGATGTGGCGGTCAAGCACCTGCGCCCCACCCTCTCTCCCGAAGAATGGGAATTGCTGGATGGGCTGGGGCAGCACCGCGCCCGCCTCGCCATCCAGACCACCGCAGGCGCGAATGGTGAAGGGCAGATACTGCTGATCACCGACCTGACCGGCCACTACCTGCTGCAACAGCAACTGGAGCAGCACAAGAAGCTCGCCGCGATGGGGGAAATGGCGGCAGGCCTGGCCCACCAGCTGCGCACACCGCTGGCCACCGCCCTGCTCTATGTAAGCCACCTGGGTAATCCACAACTGCCGGATGCGCAGCGGCAGAAGTTTACCGAGAAAACCACCGCCCGCCTGCACGATCTGGAAGGCCTGATTGCCGACATGCTGTTGTTTGTGCGCGGCAGTAATCACGAGCAGGAGGCCTTTGATGCTGGCCCGGTGCTGCAGGATGCCCTCGCCACCGTGCTGCCTCACGCCCAGGCACGCCAATGCCAGCTCGACAGCCCGGCAGCCCTGCCACCGATACCCCTGACCGGCAGCCGCACCGCCTTGCAAGGTGCGGTCATCAACCTGCTGGAAAACGCCGTCAGCTTTGCGCAGCACGCCGTCACCCTGGAAGTCAGGTTACTCAATGGCTGGTTGTACCTGCACATCAGCGACGACGGCCCCGGCATCCCGCCCGAGCAACAATCCCGTGTCTTTGAACCCTTCTTTACCACCCGCAACGAAGGCACCGGCCTTGGGCTCGCCATCGTCAAACGGGTGGCGGAAGACCATGGTGGTGCCGTCAGCCTCCACAGCACACCGAATCAGGGTTGCCGCTTCGAAGTCGTATTGCCACTGCGAGCCTAGTCTCGCAATCGCGCAATAGACCTATGCCCAGAAGCCATACGCCATGGCCAGTGCCATGCCCAGAATGACCACCGCTGACAACTTATGCAGCACAGCCTGATAGCGGTTGAAACGTGCCACCACCCTTGGCCGGGTAAACAGCCAGACCACGCAGGCATCCCAAGCCAGCACCAGGCTGGGCATCCAGATGGCTGCCGTCAGCTGCACCGCATCACTGGCATGATGGGTGTGCAGGGCCGCGAACAGTGCGGCATAGAACAGGCCATTCTTCGGGTTGAGCATGCCGGAGCTGAAACCCAGCAGAAAGGCGCGGCGTTCCCCGCCAGACATCACCCCCTTCACCCCCACCACCACCGGCTGCAAACCGGCGGTCAGGAAAGCATGTGACAGCCATAGCAGGTAGACCACCCCACCCCAGTACAACAGCACATAGGCCACCGTGTGGCTCTCCAGCCCACGAACACCCAGCGCCGCCATCGCGACATACATCGCATTGGCGAGCGTGATGCCGAGCGTGGTCCATAACCCGGCACGGACACCCCGACTCGTCGCCGTGTTCAGCAGCAGGAAGAAATCTGGCCCCGGGCTGAGCAAGGCCAGGAAATGTGTCCCCACTGCCAGCAAAAACAATTGCCATTCCATACAGACCTCCTCGCAAGAAAGCCTGATGATAGAAAGGGCAGGCTGATGATTCTTGCAAAAAAGTCCGGCGCAGTCGCCTGCTCAGCAGGCGTTGGCGTAGACCTGCTGGTAATGCTCGACAGTCGGGAACGGGTTGTAGAAGTGATGCAGCAAGGCCCGCCACTGCTGGTACTGGGGCGAACCACGAAAACCGATCGTATGATCTTCCAGCGTATCCCACCCCACCAGCAAAATGTATTGCGAAGGCTGCTCCATACAGCGCTGCAATTGGTGGTGCCGATAGCCGGGCATGCTGGCGATCAGGGTGGAGGCTTGGGCAAAGGCTTGTTCAAATGCCGTCTCTTGACCGGGAATGACCTTGAGGATGGCGACTTCCAGAATCATGGTGGTCCTTGTCTAGCGATGCAGCAGCCGTGTGTACTGTTGCGGGGTGACGGCGACCCGCCCCTTGAAGGCGTTGCTGAAATGGCTTTGATCGGTAAACCCCGTTTCCAGTGCCACCGATACCACCGCCTGCTGCTGCGCCAGCAGCTGCTTGGCCTGATTCAGACGCAGGTCGATGATGGCCTGGTGCGGTGTGGAGCCGTAATGTTGCCCATAGGCGGCCAGCAGACTGCTGCGACTTTTGCCGCTCAGCGCAGCCAATTGCGCCAGGCTCAGCCCTTGTGGCATGGCGGACTGTAGCGTCAGATTGAGTGTTTGCAGCCAGAGCGGGATCGTCGCCCGCTCGGATGGCGCATGCGGCAGTTGTGCCAGCAGTGCAAGCAAGGTTGCCTGTTTCTGTGCTGCCGTGGTCACCGTACTGAGTTGGTCGAAAGCTTCATCCACCCGAGTAGCCAGACCTGGACGGTCGTGAGGCTGACACACCGAAAAGGGCAACTCAGCCTGCTCAAGCGATACCGGCCCGGCGACGGCCAACAAGGCGGGCACATCCAGATACAACATGCGGTAACCCCAGAACTGGTCTGGCCTGGGGTTGCACGAATGCAGCAGGTAGGCCGGGATCACCACCACATCACCTGCGCCAAGTGCAATCTCCCGCTGCCCCTTGACCCGCAGGCGGGATTGCCCGGCATCCACTTTGCCTATCGACAATACCGGATGCGAGTGCGCGCGATAGCAGGCCCGGCTGTTGATGGCCTGCCGCAATTCGTAACAGGGTAGCGCCGGATCGCGCCAGAAGCGGACAGACTCCATACCCGTCAACCTGGCTCTTTACCCCGCAGCGCCGGGTCTTTGCGACACTGTTGCAAGGGCTTGGCCTGGGTGCTGAGAATGCGCGCAATATCATGACTGCCGGGGATGGCGATCACGCGCATGCAGGCGCAGCCATGCCCATGGCTACCGTTGGTCGCCACCCATTGCCGCCCACTGAGAGACGGCCAGTCCCCCTCAGCCTGATGCCCCCCCTGCTCGCTGATCGTCCACTCACCATCGCGGTCGATCAGCCAGGCATTGTTTGGCGTCGGGTTATCAAACCAGCCGCAACGCAACACACCTTGACCGGCGGCTGATGCTGTCACTGTGAGCATGCCCAGCAGCATCGTCAACACCCATACTTTCTTACCCGGCATACCCTGCTCTCCTGATCACCCAACAGTCATCCTGCATCGGCGCTTCTTCACTCCACTGCTGCCGCGCGAACCTCGACCAGACAGTCATAGAAGGTGGGGGCCGCTCCCAGGTCGGTCAGGGCTTGGCTGGTGAGTTCGTTAGCATTCTTGCCATCCTTGGCATGCTTGCGCCACCAGATGGACGGAATCACCACCACGCCGGGCCGCACCCGCTCGCTCACTTCCAGCCGCAATTGCAGGCAGCCCCGGTCGTTGACCACTTCCACCCATTGCTCATGCTGCAATGCGCGGGCGGCAGCATCGTCCGGGTGCATTTCCACGCTGGGCTCACCTCGCTTGGGCCACAGTCCCGGCTGGTTGGCAAAGGTGGTGTTGAGGAAGTGGCGTGAGGGGGGGGAGATCATCTGCAAGGGGTAACGTGCAGCCAGCTCCGGCGTACGCTGCGGGGATTCGTGCGGTGGCTCAAAACCGGGCAGCGGATCCAGCCCTTCGGCAGCCAGCGCTTCCGCGTAGAACTGGCACTTGCCACTGCGGGTAGGAAACCCGCCCTGTGCAAAGGGTGCATCAGGCAGGTTCAGCTTTTGCCAGCCCTGCGCGCGCAGGCTGGACCACTGGATACCCTCGGTCCAGGCGTGCGGTTGCAGGGCCTGGGCTGCCAGGGCATCATCGGCGTCCTGAAAACAGGCGTCCTGCCAGCCGCAGTACTGCGCCAGCTGGCGGAAGATGTCGCTATTGCTGCGGGCTTCACCCGGCGGCGTGACTGCAGGCAGATTGGCCAGCAGCCAGCTGTGCCCATAAGACTTGTGCAGGTCAACATGCTCCATCTGCATGGTGGCGGGCAGCAGGATGTCGGCGTAATCCGCGGTATCGGTCTGGAAGTGCTCCAGCACCACGGTAAACAGGTCTTCCCGGGCGAAGCCAGCCACCACCTTGCCGGATTCCGGTGCCACCGCCACCGGGTTGCTGTTGTAGACCACCACCGCGTCCACCCGGGGGCCAAAGTCGCCCCCGCCCGGATGGGTCAAGGCGTCACCGATGGTGCTCATATTGATGGTGCGCGGTTGCGGATCCGGCATCAGGTCCGGGCGTTGCAGGGCGGCGTTGTCGATCGGGAAAAACCCCGAGGTGGACATCAGCATGCCCCCGGCGCGCTGCCGCCATGCCCCGACCAAACTGGGCAGACAGGCTACGGCACGGGTGGCCTGTCCACCGCCCCGGGTACGCTGCATGCCATAGTTGAGGCGAATGGCCACCGGCTGCTGCTGCCGCACTGCAAGCTCACCATACTCCCGTGCCAGCCGCTCCACTTGCGCCTGCGGGATGCCACACAGTGCGGCCACCCGCGCCGGCGGGTAGTCCAGAGCCCGCTCACGCAAGGCCTCAAAGCCCTCGGTGTACTGCCGGATATAGTCATGGTCCAGCAGGTCTTCACGGATCAGCACATGCATGATGCCGAGCGCCAGTGCGGCATCGGTGCCGGGCAGCAAGGCGACGTGCTCGTCACATTTGTCAGCCGTCAGCGTCCGGTAGGGATCAATCGCCACCACCCGTGCGCCGCGCCGCTTGGCTTCTTGCACCCGCGTCCAGTAATGCAGGTTGGACGTGATGGAGTTGGTGCCCCACAGCCAGATCAGCCGTGCCTCCTGCACAAAGCTCATGTCCATGCCGACACTGGCCCCGTAGGTATGCTTGAGGCCCGCAGCGCCTGCGGAGGCACAGATAGTGCGGTCCAGCTGGGAGGCACCCAGCTTGTGAAAGAAGCGGGCGGACATGCTGTTACCCTGCACCAGCCCCATGGTGCCGGCGTAACTGTAGGGTAGAATGCGCTGCGGGTTATCCGCCGCAATCGCCAGCAGGCGTTGGGAGATGGTGGTCAGTGCCTCGTCCCAGCTGATCCGCTCGAAGCGCCCTTCCCCTTTGCGCCCCACCCGCTTCATCGGGTAGAGCAGGCGATCCGGATGATACAAACGCTCGGCGTAGCGCGACACCTTGGTACACAGTGCACCCTGGGTCGGTGGATGGTCTGGGTCGCCCGCCACCCGCACCACCTTGCCTTCTTCCACCGTAATGCGCATGGCACAGGTATCGGGGCAATCATGCGGGCAGGCGGCTTGGACAATGGTCTGGCTCATGCAGCAACTCTCAAGGACGGCGAGGGCAACACCGCATTATTCCGCTTCGGACTACTCGCTGACAAGTCAACCGCTCGCCTTGCCGGCACTATGACGATAACATGGTTAATTGACTAGCATAAAGGAGCTCCCATGCGACACCTGCTGACTGCCTTGCTCACCCTGATGGCTTTGTCGAGCCAAGCTGCCCCGCTTGAAGTCACGCTCAAAGATGGCGAGCGCGTCCGGATCGGAGAACATGGCCCGCTGCTGCAAGCCATGGTATTGGAGGATTCACGCTGCCCGGTGGACGTGCAATGTATTCAGGCCGGGCAGGTATTGTTGATGCTGGCGGTCAGCCCTGCAGAAGGCACGCCACCCACCATGGTGGCAGTGAGCTGGCCAGACCACAGCCAGCCCAAATGGCGGGCGCGCTACACCCATCCGGACTATCGCTTTGAGCTGCTGTCACTGGAGCCGAGAGCCTGCACCTCCTGCAAGCTCATGCCCGGCCACACTATCCGCTTGCGCATCACGCCCAGAAAGAAACCGTAGCGCAGCGACTCAAGGTTTCTCGAAGGTGTAGGCGCGACGGATCACCCCGTCTTCCACTTCCCAGATCACCACCATAATGATCGGTTCGTCATTGATGCCGACAATACGCTCGTGATCAATCACCTTGCTGCCACAGACAATGCGTTGCAACAGCTCGGCGTGCAGCTCAGGCTTGTTGAAGCGCTGGCTGGCATAGAAGTCCGCCACCGCTTGCTTGCCGCTCAAGCGGACCGTGCCGGACGGCAGCAGGATCATTTCGATATCGTCGTGGAAATTGACGATGAAGGCTTGCAGGTCTTTGGCGTTATACGCCTCCAGCTGACGCTGGGCAGGCAGTTCGATGTGATTCAATGTTCTTCTCCATCCGGCAGCACATAGCCGGTAATTTCCAGACCAAAGCCGGTCATGCTGGCAATGCGCATCGGCTGCGCCATCACCTTCATTTTACCGACACCCAGGGCGCGCAAAATCTGCGCACCAATACCAAACGTCTTGGCATCCCATTTACCACTGCGTCGCTCACTCTCCGGTGCGACCCGCGCCAGCAGCTCGTCACCGCTTTCCGGACGATGCAGCAGCAGGGCCACACCACAGCCTTCTTGCTGGATGCGGCGCAAGGCCGGGTAGATGCCCCAGGAGTGGCCACTGGGCGCGCACTCCAGCAAATCCATGACAGACAGCGGCTCATGCACCCGCACCAGCACCTCCTGCTCGGGCGAGGGTTGTCCGGACACCAAGGCCAGATGGGTACGCGCAGCCAAGCGGTCACGGAACGCCACCAGGCGGAAGCGCCCGGCTGGCGTATCGATCTCACGGTCGGCCACCTGCTCCACCAGCGTTTCCGTCTGATGGCGGTAATGAATCAGATCGGCAATGGTACCTACCTTCAGATTGTGGGTGCGGGCAAAAGCCAGCAGCTCCGGCAGACGGGCCATGGTGCCATCGTCGTTCATGATCTCGCAGATCACCGCTGCCGGCGCGGCCCCAGCCAGCCGGGCCAGGTCACAGCCCGCTTCGGTATGACCGGCGCGAACCAGCACGCCACCAGGCTGAGCCTTGAGCGGGAACACATGGCCAGGCTGGACAATGTCGCTCGGTTTGCAGTCCCGCGACACTGCGGTCTTGATGGTATGCGCCCGGTCTGCGGCAGAGATGCCGGTGGTCACGCCCTCGGCGGCCTCAATGGACACGGTAAAGGCGGTGCCGAACTGGGTGCCATTGCGCTGTGCCATCATCGGCAGACCGAGGAACTGGCAGCGCTCTTCGGTCAGGGTCAGGCAGATCAGGCCACGGCCATGCTTGGCCATGAAATTGATGGCTTCCGGCGTCACAAACTCTGCCGCCAGCACCAGATCGCCTTCGTTTTCGCGGTCTTCTTCATCGACCAGGATCACCATGCGCCCAGCGCGCATATCGCTGATGATGTCCTGAATGGGGGCTATTTCACTCACGGTCGCTATCCATTTGTCTACGCGGCCAATGGCCAATCCGGCTACCATGCCAGAGACTGGCGACGCCAGCAAGCGTAAATCCGACCCGCTTCACCCCTTGGCAGACGCCTTGACCAGGCGCGCCAGCAGTGCCACATGCTCATCCATCCGCGTGACCGGCACCTGGGCATAGCCCAGAATGAAACCGTTGGTTTTTGGCCCTTCTGCCGTCATGGCATAGCTGCTCAAAGAGTGCAGCACCAAGCCCTGACTGATGGCTCGATCCGCAATCTGCTGATCTGGAAATGCATCCGGCAGGCGAATGGACAGATGCATGCCCGCCGCGCCACCGGTACGTTGCGCCAGCCCTCCAAGGTGTTGCTCCAGCGATGCATTCAGGGCATCACGACGTTCCCCGTACAAGCGGCGCATGCGTCGCAAGTGGCGGGCAAATTCCCCTTCGCGGATAAAGTGGGCCAGTGCCAGCTGCTCTACCTGCCGCCCCCAGGGACGACAACGGCTCAGCCAGTTCTGCACCCGGCCCAGCAATGCCAAGGGGACAATCATGTAAGCCAGCCGCAGTGCCGGAAACAGGGTTTTGCTGAAGGTGCCCAGATACACCACCGGTGCATCCGGTTGCAGGCCCTGCATGGCAGGCAAAGGCGGGCCATCTCGGCGAAACTCGCTGTCGTAATCATCCTCGATCAGCAGACTGCCGTGGCGCTTGGCCTGCTCCAGCAGCGCCAGCCGCCGCTGCAGGCTCATCACGTTGCCCAAGGGAAACTGGTGCGATGGCGTAACATAAATCAGCTGCGGCGGATGCTGCCAGTCCGTCGGTGTGGGGGCCAACCCTTCCGCATCCAGCGGGATGCCGCGTACCTGCAGGCCAGCATTCCCCATTGCCCAGCGCGCACCCGGATAGCCGGGATCCTCGATCCAGGCCAGACTGCCCGCATCGGCAAACCACTGCGCGCACAGGCTCAGGCTATGCTGTGTTCCTTCGGTAATGATCACCTGATGCGGGTCACAACGCACGCCACGGCTCATGCGCACATGCGCGGCCACCGCCTCACGTAACTGCGGCTCCCCGGCACTCTCCCCATAGTTCAGCTGTTCAACGCACGCCTGCTGCCACTGCCGGGTCAGCACCCGTTGCCAGCGCGCCATCGGAAACTCCCGCAGCGCAGGTACTCCCGGGGTAAACGCATCCAGGGTATCGGGT is a genomic window of Leeia aquatica containing:
- a CDS encoding sensor histidine kinase — encoded protein: MDQPALTPAELQQAFALFNATSVQLTQQFETLQQQVSHLSEELAASNQALQQQLVEKDALARRVSSLLAALPAGVLELDAEGVITAANWAAEQWFGPNLPSQRWLDVAVKHLRPTLSPEEWELLDGLGQHRARLAIQTTAGANGEGQILLITDLTGHYLLQQQLEQHKKLAAMGEMAAGLAHQLRTPLATALLYVSHLGNPQLPDAQRQKFTEKTTARLHDLEGLIADMLLFVRGSNHEQEAFDAGPVLQDALATVLPHAQARQCQLDSPAALPPIPLTGSRTALQGAVINLLENAVSFAQHAVTLEVRLLNGWLYLHISDDGPGIPPEQQSRVFEPFFTTRNEGTGLGLAIVKRVAEDHGGAVSLHSTPNQGCRFEVVLPLRA
- a CDS encoding LysE family translocator, coding for MEWQLFLLAVGTHFLALLSPGPDFFLLLNTATSRGVRAGLWTTLGITLANAMYVAMAALGVRGLESHTVAYVLLYWGGVVYLLWLSHAFLTAGLQPVVVGVKGVMSGGERRAFLLGFSSGMLNPKNGLFYAALFAALHTHHASDAVQLTAAIWMPSLVLAWDACVVWLFTRPRVVARFNRYQAVLHKLSAVVILGMALAMAYGFWA
- a CDS encoding antibiotic biosynthesis monooxygenase family protein is translated as MILEVAILKVIPGQETAFEQAFAQASTLIASMPGYRHHQLQRCMEQPSQYILLVGWDTLEDHTIGFRGSPQYQQWRALLHHFYNPFPTVEHYQQVYANAC
- a CDS encoding AraC family transcriptional regulator, with the protein product MESVRFWRDPALPCYELRQAINSRACYRAHSHPVLSIGKVDAGQSRLRVKGQREIALGAGDVVVIPAYLLHSCNPRPDQFWGYRMLYLDVPALLAVAGPVSLEQAELPFSVCQPHDRPGLATRVDEAFDQLSTVTTAAQKQATLLALLAQLPHAPSERATIPLWLQTLNLTLQSAMPQGLSLAQLAALSGKSRSSLLAAYGQHYGSTPHQAIIDLRLNQAKQLLAQQQAVVSVALETGFTDQSHFSNAFKGRVAVTPQQYTRLLHR
- a CDS encoding DUF4087 domain-containing protein, yielding MPGKKVWVLTMLLGMLTVTASAAGQGVLRCGWFDNPTPNNAWLIDRDGEWTISEQGGHQAEGDWPSLSGRQWVATNGSHGHGCACMRVIAIPGSHDIARILSTQAKPLQQCRKDPALRGKEPG
- a CDS encoding molybdopterin-containing oxidoreductase family protein; its protein translation is MSQTIVQAACPHDCPDTCAMRITVEEGKVVRVAGDPDHPPTQGALCTKVSRYAERLYHPDRLLYPMKRVGRKGEGRFERISWDEALTTISQRLLAIAADNPQRILPYSYAGTMGLVQGNSMSARFFHKLGASQLDRTICASAGAAGLKHTYGASVGMDMSFVQEARLIWLWGTNSITSNLHYWTRVQEAKRRGARVVAIDPYRTLTADKCDEHVALLPGTDAALALGIMHVLIREDLLDHDYIRQYTEGFEALRERALDYPPARVAALCGIPQAQVERLAREYGELAVRQQQPVAIRLNYGMQRTRGGGQATRAVACLPSLVGAWRQRAGGMLMSTSGFFPIDNAALQRPDLMPDPQPRTINMSTIGDALTHPGGGDFGPRVDAVVVYNSNPVAVAPESGKVVAGFAREDLFTVVLEHFQTDTADYADILLPATMQMEHVDLHKSYGHSWLLANLPAVTPPGEARSNSDIFRQLAQYCGWQDACFQDADDALAAQALQPHAWTEGIQWSSLRAQGWQKLNLPDAPFAQGGFPTRSGKCQFYAEALAAEGLDPLPGFEPPHESPQRTPELAARYPLQMISPPSRHFLNTTFANQPGLWPKRGEPSVEMHPDDAAARALQHEQWVEVVNDRGCLQLRLEVSERVRPGVVVIPSIWWRKHAKDGKNANELTSQALTDLGAAPTFYDCLVEVRAAAVE
- a CDS encoding nuclear transport factor 2 family protein, whose translation is MNHIELPAQRQLEAYNAKDLQAFIVNFHDDIEMILLPSGTVRLSGKQAVADFYASQRFNKPELHAELLQRIVCGSKVIDHERIVGINDEPIIMVVIWEVEDGVIRRAYTFEKP
- the ribBA gene encoding bifunctional 3,4-dihydroxy-2-butanone-4-phosphate synthase/GTP cyclohydrolase II, with protein sequence MVAGLAIGRVDKWIATVSEIAPIQDIISDMRAGRMVILVDEEDRENEGDLVLAAEFVTPEAINFMAKHGRGLICLTLTEERCQFLGLPMMAQRNGTQFGTAFTVSIEAAEGVTTGISAADRAHTIKTAVSRDCKPSDIVQPGHVFPLKAQPGGVLVRAGHTEAGCDLARLAGAAPAAVICEIMNDDGTMARLPELLAFARTHNLKVGTIADLIHYRHQTETLVEQVADREIDTPAGRFRLVAFRDRLAARTHLALVSGQPSPEQEVLVRVHEPLSVMDLLECAPSGHSWGIYPALRRIQQEGCGVALLLHRPESGDELLARVAPESERRSGKWDAKTFGIGAQILRALGVGKMKVMAQPMRIASMTGFGLEITGYVLPDGEEH
- the pdxR gene encoding MocR-like pyridoxine biosynthesis transcription factor PdxR, producing the protein MDLALLVSRMQQQDDRAPQQQRLYQQLRQMILQGELAPGSRLPGSRQLAADLQVARNSVLFAYEQLGGEGLLHASRRGSCVAAVLSMEQPVMRPQAVSPLSQRSQPFAGSRSEPDTLDAFTPGVPALREFPMARWQRVLTRQWQQACVEQLNYGESAGEPQLREAVAAHVRMSRGVRCDPHQVIITEGTQHSLSLCAQWFADAGSLAWIEDPGYPGARWAMGNAGLQVRGIPLDAEGLAPTPTDWQHPPQLIYVTPSHQFPLGNVMSLQRRLALLEQAKRHGSLLIEDDYDSEFRRDGPPLPAMQGLQPDAPVVYLGTFSKTLFPALRLAYMIVPLALLGRVQNWLSRCRPWGRQVEQLALAHFIREGEFARHLRRMRRLYGERRDALNASLEQHLGGLAQRTGGAAGMHLSIRLPDAFPDQQIADRAISQGLVLHSLSSYAMTAEGPKTNGFILGYAQVPVTRMDEHVALLARLVKASAKG